A single Perca flavescens isolate YP-PL-M2 chromosome 2, PFLA_1.0, whole genome shotgun sequence DNA region contains:
- the LOC114573126 gene encoding equilibrative nucleoside transporter 1 has protein sequence MAVSSPRDKYFGVWLIFFMLGLGTLLPWNFFMTATMYFTSRLKDSSLVDYSANQTEAEGEHRSILEAKFNNVMTLCAMLPLLLCTCLNSLLHSLIPQRLRVMGSLLIIMFVFMATAVLVKVPLEPLPFFCVTMVKIIIINSFGAILQGSLFGMAGLLPASYTTPIMSGQGLAGTFAAFAMICAITSGSELHDAAFGYFITACVVILLSVLSYILLPKLEFFQFYQQRKRNQRPEEENSVNLMNLESKGEAVDPNTHQAVSLIKIFKKIWLLALSVCFTFTVTIGTFPAITADTKSTLADGGSWERYFIPVSCFLLFNLCDWAGRSLTAACMWPGKDSLVLPLFIVCRLGFLPLFMLCNVQPRLHLPVFFHHDGWFIFFMILFAFSNGYLASLCMCFGPKNVLPHEAETAGAIMAFFLSLGLALGAALSFLFRALV, from the exons TACTTCACCAGCCGTCTGAAGGACTCGTCATTGGTCGATTATTCAGCCAATCAGACAGAAGCAGAAGGTGAACATCGCAGCATTCTGGAGGCTAAATTCAACAACGTGATGACGCTGTGCGCCATGCTGCCGTTGCTCCTTTGCACTTGCCTCAACTCCTTACTGCACTCACT TATTCCTCAGCGTCTGCGAGTGATGGGCAGTCTGCTCATCATCATGTTTGTCTTTATGGCCACCGCTGTCCTTGTCAAAGTTCCTCTCGAGCCGCTGCCCTTCTTCTGTGTTACCATGGTgaagatcatcatcatcaact cATTCGGAGCTATTCTCCAGGGCAGTCTGTTTGGGATGGCCGGCTTGCTGCCGGCTTCATATACGACTCCCATCATGAGCGGTCAGGGACTCGCTGGAACCTTTGCTGCCTTCGCCATGATCTGCGCCATCACAA gCGGCTCAGAGCTTCATGATGCAGCGTTCGGTTACTTCATCACAGCCTGTGTTGTTATTCTTCTGTCTGTCCTCTCCTACATCCTGCTGCCTAAACTG gAGTTTTTCCAGTTTTATCAGCAGAGAAAAAGGAACCAGAGACCAGAAGAAGAGAACTCTGTAAATCTGATGAACCTTG agaGTAAAGGTGAAGCAGTTGATCCAAACACACACCAGGCTGTCTCCTTGATTAAAATCTTTAAGAAG ATCTGGCTTTtggctctgtctgtctgtttcaccTTCACCGTCACCATCGGCACGTTTCCCGCCATCACCGCCGACACCAAATCCACCCTTGCTGACGGAGGCTCCTGGG AGCGGTACTTTATTCCCGTCAGCTGTTTTCTGCTCTTTAACCTGTGTGACTGGGCCGGCCGGAGCCTAACGGCTGCCTGTATGTGG CCTGGAAAGGACAGTCTGGTACTTCCCCTGTTCATCGTGTGTCGTCTTggcttcctccctctcttcatgTTGTGTAACGTTCAGCCTCGTCTACACCTGCCTGTCTTCTTCCATCACGACGGCTGGTTCATCTTCTTCATGATCCTCTTTGCCTTCAGTAATGGATACCTGGCCAGCCTCTGCATGTGCTTCGGTCCAAA GAATGTTCTTCCTCATGAAGCAGAAACAGCCGGAGCCATCATggctttctttctgtctctgggTCTGGCTTTAGGAGCCGCTCTGTCTTTCCTCTTCAGAGCGCTGGTTTAA
- the LOC114573134 gene encoding acylphosphatase-2 isoform X2 yields MYTEDHGQSLGLSGWVKNTRQGTVIGQIQGPQDKVNEMKLWLKSVGSPSSRIDRAVFSNERDISKLEIHGFSTRY; encoded by the exons ATG TACACAGAGGATCACGGCCAGAGTCTGGGACTGAGTGGCTGGGTGAAGAACACCAGACAGGGAACCGTGATTGGTCAAATCCAGGGACCTCAAGACAAAGTCAATGAGAT GAAACTCTGGCTGAAGAGCGTCGGCAGTCCAAGCTCGCGAATCGACCGAGCAGTCTTCTCCAACGAGAGGGACATTTCTAAACTGGAAATCCACGGCTTCTCCACCCGCTACTGA
- the LOC114573134 gene encoding acylphosphatase-2 isoform X1 — translation MFRSVLMCLFVLLFCLFNVIMSENKLTSLDFEIFGNVQGVCFRMYTEDHGQSLGLSGWVKNTRQGTVIGQIQGPQDKVNEMKLWLKSVGSPSSRIDRAVFSNERDISKLEIHGFSTRY, via the exons ATGTTTCGGTCTGTGctcatgtgtctgtttgtgcttttattttgtctctttaACGTTATTATGTCTGAAAACAAACTGACTTCCTTGGATTTTGAGATTTTTGGGAATGTACAGG gTGTTTGCTTCAGAATG TACACAGAGGATCACGGCCAGAGTCTGGGACTGAGTGGCTGGGTGAAGAACACCAGACAGGGAACCGTGATTGGTCAAATCCAGGGACCTCAAGACAAAGTCAATGAGAT GAAACTCTGGCTGAAGAGCGTCGGCAGTCCAAGCTCGCGAATCGACCGAGCAGTCTTCTCCAACGAGAGGGACATTTCTAAACTGGAAATCCACGGCTTCTCCACCCGCTACTGA